Proteins from one Mugil cephalus isolate CIBA_MC_2020 chromosome 15, CIBA_Mcephalus_1.1, whole genome shotgun sequence genomic window:
- the LOC125021202 gene encoding LIM/homeobox protein Lhx1-like, with protein MLHCANCEKPILDRFLLKVLDRPWHIKCVQCCECKCSLTEKCFSREGRLYCKNDFFRRFGTKCGGCAQGILPSDLVRRAKSKVFHLNCFTCVMCNKQLSTGEELYILDEFKFVCKEDYQNNNGKDTVLLSVTTCSDPSLSPDSQDPHDDGKDSENGHMSDKDACGNENDEQGAVGKRRGPRTTIKAKQLETLKAAFAATPKPTRHIREQLSRETGLNMRVIQVWFQNRRSKERRMKQLSALGARRHVFFRSPRRMRALGERLEPGELGHFSYYGDYPGEYYSSGGNYEYFQGPPSSQAQTPADLGFVPSTVPAGTPLGAMDHHHHHHAGGHHCPGEVQCFSDTVSHHPADSPSPEPNGPGSIHSMSSEMCGPGTPFTSVSLSDNGYTNQLSQPSSEMSEGTVW; from the exons ATGCTTCACTGTGCCAACTGTGAAAAGCCTATTCTTGATAGGTTCTTGCTGAAAGTTTTGGACAGACCGTGGCACATCAAATGCGTCCAGTGCTGCGAGTGCAAATGCAGTTTGACAGAGAAGTGCTTTTCACGAGAGGGGAGGCTGTATTGTAAGAATGACTTCTTTAG GAGATTTGGGACCAAATGTGGAGGGTGCGCACAGGGGATTTTACCCAGCGATCTTGTCCGCAGAGCCAAGAGCAAAGTGTTCCACCTGAactgtttcacctgtgtgatGTGTAACAAGCAGCTGTCCACCGGAGAGGAACTCTACATCCTGGACGAATTCAAGTTTGTTTGCAAAGAGGACTATCAGAACAACAACGGGAAAGACACAGTCCTCCTTTCTG TGACGACGTGCAGCGACCCAAGTCTGTCTCCGGACTCCCAGGATCCACATGACGACGGGAAGGACTCGGAAAACGGACATATGTCTGACAAAGACGCGTGCGGCAACGAGAACGACGAGCAGGGCGCAGTGGGGAAACGACGCGGGCCTCGGACCACCATAAAAGCCAAGCAGCTGGAGACCCTGAAAGCGGCTTTCGCGGCCACACCGAAGCCCACCAGACACATCAGGGAGCAACTGTCACGGGAGACCGGTCTCAACATGAGGGTCATCCAG GTTTGGTTCCAAAATCGGAGGTCTAAAGAGAGGCGCATGAAGCAGCTGAGCGCTCTGGGCGCACGAAGACACGTGTTTTTCCGCAGCCCGAGGAGGATGAGAGCCCTGGGGGAGAGACTGGAACCAGGAGAGCTTGGGCATTTCTCTTAttatggag ATTATCCTGGAGAATATTACAGCTCAGGAGGGAATTATGAGTACTTCCAAGGACCCCCATCATCCCAGGCTCAGACCCCAGCAGACCTGGGCTTCGTGCCCTCCACAGTCCCTGCTGGCACCCCATTAGGAGCCAtggaccaccaccaccaccaccacgcaGGAGGCCACCACTGTCCCGGAGAGGTGCAGTGTTTCTCTGACACGGTGTCCCATCACCCCGCGGACTCGCCCAGCCCGGAGCCTAACGGGCCGGGTTCCATTCACAGCATGTCCAGTGAAATGTGCGGCCCCGGCACCCCTTTCACCTCTGTGTCCCTCAGCGACAACGGATACACCAACCAGCTCTCTCAGCCCTCCTCAGAAATGAGCGAAGGCACAGTCTGGTAA